One Novosphingobium sp. EMRT-2 DNA segment encodes these proteins:
- the pnuC gene encoding nicotinamide riboside transporter PnuC, with product MNPVEALAAVLGLINIALLVRRSVWNFPFAMAMVTATAFVLFRARLYGETGLQAFFFVVNGWGWWLWSRAKGAEDDSVPVGWMSARQRIAWAGVTAALSLSLGWAMHRFTNAALPFADSAVTGASIAAQFLLSYRRIENWVLWIAIDVVSIALYLARGLPLLAALYGAFLVMSAVGLRAWIGAARRPAGNEVFA from the coding sequence GTGAATCCCGTCGAGGCCCTGGCCGCCGTTCTGGGCCTGATCAACATCGCGCTGCTGGTGCGGCGGTCGGTGTGGAACTTCCCTTTCGCCATGGCGATGGTGACGGCCACCGCCTTCGTGCTGTTCCGCGCGCGGCTCTATGGCGAAACCGGGCTGCAGGCGTTCTTTTTCGTGGTCAACGGCTGGGGCTGGTGGCTGTGGAGCCGGGCGAAAGGGGCCGAAGACGACAGCGTGCCGGTCGGCTGGATGAGCGCGCGCCAGCGGATCGCCTGGGCCGGGGTGACGGCGGCGCTCAGCCTGTCGCTGGGCTGGGCGATGCACCGCTTCACCAACGCCGCGCTGCCCTTCGCGGATTCGGCGGTGACGGGGGCGAGCATCGCGGCGCAGTTCCTGCTGTCGTATCGCCGGATAGAGAACTGGGTGCTGTGGATCGCGATCGACGTGGTTTCGATCGCGCTCTATCTGGCGCGGGGGCTGCCGCTGCTGGCAGCGCTGTACGGCGCGTTTCTGGTGATGTCGGCGGTGGGCCTGCGCGCGTGGATCGGCGCGGCCCGGCGGCCGGCGGGGAATGAGGTGTTTGCGTGA
- a CDS encoding thioesterase family protein, giving the protein MNNANPHLYPINVDPADIDFMGHVNNASYLKWVQEAVIDHWQALAPAEAVARHLWVALKHEITYRRPTFLDDTVIAHVVLEKVQGAKAFYETVIKRGEDVLAEVRSSWCCVDAVTHRPARLARDLVEKFLPSGE; this is encoded by the coding sequence GTGAATAACGCGAATCCCCATCTCTACCCCATCAATGTCGATCCGGCGGACATCGACTTCATGGGCCATGTCAACAACGCCAGCTACCTGAAATGGGTGCAGGAGGCGGTGATCGACCACTGGCAGGCGCTGGCCCCGGCGGAAGCGGTGGCGCGGCACCTGTGGGTCGCGCTCAAGCACGAAATCACCTATCGCCGGCCCACTTTTCTGGACGATACGGTGATCGCGCATGTCGTGCTGGAAAAGGTGCAGGGCGCCAAGGCCTTCTACGAAACCGTGATCAAGCGCGGCGAGGACGTGCTGGCCGAAGTCCGTTCCAGCTGGTGCTGCGTGGACGCGGTGACGCACCGCCCGGCCCGGCTGGCGCGCGATCTGGTGGAAAAGTTCCTGCCCTCGGGCGAATGA
- a CDS encoding AAA family ATPase has translation MIQVCFHGAESTGKSVLADRLRKRFGWPWVPEYGRSFCETMGLELTIDDLLEIAEGHDRAVRGAALLQPQVLVLDTDPLMTAAWAQMLFDDVPEALLAYPKADLYLLFEPDVPWVADGTRFFGTDEKRARFAAIAEDMLVRAGVPYRRIAGDWPFREAQAVAAIEEALRRAGSKPPVR, from the coding sequence GTGATCCAGGTCTGTTTTCATGGCGCCGAAAGCACCGGCAAGTCGGTGCTGGCCGACCGGTTGCGCAAGCGGTTCGGCTGGCCGTGGGTGCCCGAATACGGGCGTTCGTTCTGCGAGACCATGGGACTGGAGCTGACCATCGACGACCTGCTGGAGATCGCCGAGGGGCATGATCGCGCGGTGCGCGGGGCGGCGCTGCTCCAGCCGCAGGTGCTGGTGCTGGATACCGATCCGCTGATGACGGCGGCCTGGGCGCAGATGCTGTTCGACGACGTGCCCGAGGCGCTGCTGGCCTATCCCAAGGCGGATCTCTACCTGCTGTTCGAGCCGGACGTGCCGTGGGTGGCCGACGGCACGCGCTTTTTCGGCACCGACGAGAAGCGCGCGCGCTTCGCCGCGATCGCCGAGGACATGCTGGTGCGCGCGGGCGTGCCCTATCGCCGGATCGCGGGCGACTGGCCGTTCCGCGAGGCGCAGGCGGTGGCGGCGATCGAGGAAGCCTTGCGCCGCGCCGGGTCGAAGCCGCCGGTGCGATAA
- a CDS encoding DUF1294 domain-containing protein — translation MTTAIIALLLTPAFLAKALVALSMLVVALFGILKWKARAKRSRISEGTLLHLAFLRGTLGASLWSSLFRHKTHTELLPRVLHVNPFLPVPALSGWKVWALSKPLPP, via the coding sequence ATGACTACTGCAATCATCGCGCTGCTGCTGACGCCAGCCTTCCTTGCGAAGGCGCTCGTAGCGTTGTCCATGCTGGTCGTGGCCTTGTTCGGCATCCTGAAATGGAAAGCCCGCGCAAAGCGTTCGCGCATCAGCGAGGGCACCTTGCTGCATCTGGCGTTCCTTCGTGGAACGCTGGGGGCGTCGCTCTGGAGCAGCCTGTTTCGCCACAAGACCCACACGGAACTGCTCCCGCGCGTCTTGCACGTCAACCCATTCCTGCCGGTCCCGGCTCTTTCGGGCTGGAAGGTCTGGGCTCTCTCCAAACCGCTGCCGCCCTGA
- the aroC gene encoding chorismate synthase gives MSLNSFGHVFRFTTWGESHGPALGAVVDGCPPGIPLTEADIQPFLDARRPGQSRFTTQRQEPDQVRILSGVFETADGVRRTTGTPISLMIENVDQRSKDYGGVAKAYRPGHADYAYDAKYGFRDYRGGGRSSARETAARVAAGAVARKLLDGVTITGWVSEIGGDAIDPARFDAAEIGRNPFFCPDAEAAARWEKRVDEARKAGSSLGAVVECVATGVPAGWGAPLYAKLDAELAHAMMGINAVKGVEIGDGFAAARNTGEGNADPMRPKQPGEGNDGPAFLANHAGGVAGGISTGQPVVVRVAFKPTSSILTPMPTITREGEATELFTKGRHDPCVGIRGVPVVEAMMALVLADQKLLHRAQTGR, from the coding sequence ATGAGCCTGAACAGCTTCGGACACGTCTTCCGCTTCACCACCTGGGGGGAAAGCCATGGCCCCGCGCTTGGCGCGGTCGTCGACGGGTGCCCGCCCGGCATCCCGCTGACCGAGGCGGACATCCAGCCTTTCCTCGACGCGCGCCGGCCGGGCCAGTCGCGCTTCACCACGCAGCGGCAGGAACCGGACCAGGTCCGCATCCTCTCCGGCGTGTTCGAGACGGCCGACGGCGTGCGCCGCACCACCGGCACCCCGATCAGCCTGATGATCGAGAACGTGGACCAGCGCTCCAAGGACTATGGCGGCGTCGCCAAGGCCTATCGCCCCGGCCATGCCGACTATGCCTATGATGCCAAGTACGGCTTTCGCGATTATCGCGGCGGCGGGCGGTCTTCCGCGCGCGAAACCGCCGCGCGCGTGGCGGCCGGCGCGGTGGCGCGCAAGCTGCTGGACGGCGTGACGATCACCGGCTGGGTCAGCGAAATCGGCGGCGACGCGATCGATCCCGCCCGGTTCGATGCGGCGGAAATCGGCCGCAATCCGTTCTTCTGTCCCGATGCCGAAGCCGCCGCGCGCTGGGAAAAGCGGGTGGACGAGGCGCGCAAGGCCGGCTCCTCGCTGGGCGCGGTGGTCGAATGCGTGGCCACCGGCGTGCCCGCCGGCTGGGGCGCGCCGCTCTATGCCAAGCTCGATGCCGAACTGGCCCACGCGATGATGGGAATCAACGCGGTAAAGGGCGTGGAAATCGGCGATGGCTTCGCCGCCGCGCGCAACACAGGCGAAGGCAACGCCGATCCGATGCGCCCGAAGCAGCCCGGAGAGGGCAACGACGGCCCGGCGTTCCTCGCCAACCATGCCGGTGGCGTGGCCGGCGGCATTTCCACCGGCCAGCCGGTGGTGGTGCGCGTGGCGTTCAAGCCCACATCGTCGATCCTCACCCCCATGCCCACGATCACGCGCGAGGGCGAGGCGACCGAGCTGTTCACCAAGGGCCGCCACGACCCGTGCGTGGGCATTCGCGGCGTGCCCGTGGTGGAAGCGATGATGGCGCTGGTGCTGGCCGACCAGAAACTGCTGCACCGCGCGCAGACCGGGCGCTGA
- a CDS encoding arsenate reductase: MAVTVYGIPNCDTVKKARVWLEARGIAYTFHDYKKQGADPARIAGWVAQAGLDKVLNKAGTTFRKLDDAAKSDLDADKAVALMAEHTSTIKRPIVEYPGGLLVGFKDAEWAAALG; the protein is encoded by the coding sequence GTGGCTGTGACGGTTTATGGAATCCCCAACTGCGACACCGTGAAGAAGGCGCGTGTCTGGCTGGAGGCGCGCGGCATCGCCTATACGTTCCACGACTACAAGAAGCAGGGCGCGGACCCGGCGCGGATCGCGGGATGGGTGGCGCAGGCGGGGCTGGACAAGGTGCTCAACAAGGCAGGCACGACCTTCCGCAAGCTGGACGATGCGGCGAAGTCCGATCTCGACGCGGACAAGGCGGTGGCGCTGATGGCAGAGCATACCTCCACCATCAAGCGGCCGATCGTGGAATATCCCGGTGGGCTGCTGGTGGGGTTCAAGGACGCCGAATGGGCGGCGGCGCTGGGCTGA
- a CDS encoding antibiotic biosynthesis monooxygenase, with protein MFIVVFRNRKRADIDADAYAVDAARMERLARTQPGFVSFKSYHADDGEVLALSEWESEEAALGWRRQVAHIEVQGRSRDAYYQDYTLYAGNPTRTRRFCRDGG; from the coding sequence ATGTTCATCGTCGTTTTCCGCAACCGCAAGCGCGCCGACATCGATGCCGATGCCTATGCCGTCGATGCCGCGCGCATGGAGCGCCTGGCGCGCACGCAGCCCGGCTTCGTCTCGTTCAAGAGCTACCACGCCGACGATGGCGAGGTGCTGGCGCTGTCCGAATGGGAAAGCGAGGAGGCCGCGCTGGGCTGGCGCCGGCAGGTGGCGCACATCGAGGTGCAGGGGCGATCGCGCGACGCCTATTACCAGGATTACACGCTCTATGCCGGCAACCCCACGCGGACGCGGCGCTTCTGCCGCGATGGGGGATAG
- the ubiG gene encoding bifunctional 2-polyprenyl-6-hydroxyphenol methylase/3-demethylubiquinol 3-O-methyltransferase UbiG, whose protein sequence is MSNATPSALAPTIRPEEAAHFGKLAQDWWDPKGSSAMLHRLNPVRLGFIRNAIDSHFGTSPRSLKPLTDRRALDVGCGAGLLCEPLARMGAAVTGVDAAAENVAAAQAHAAGGGLAITYRLGEIGALDLAGFDLVTAMEVIEHVADKPAFVAALAAALGEGGLMVLSTPNRTAAARLLLVEGAETLGMVPRGTHHWDDFVTPVELHDLLSEAGLVMGNPIGIAYSPTKGLHLSDNLALNYIVTARKG, encoded by the coding sequence ATGAGCAATGCAACACCCTCGGCACTCGCGCCCACCATTCGCCCGGAAGAGGCGGCGCATTTCGGCAAGCTCGCGCAGGACTGGTGGGACCCGAAGGGCTCCTCCGCCATGCTGCACCGTCTCAACCCGGTGCGGCTGGGCTTCATCCGAAACGCTATCGATTCGCATTTCGGTACCAGTCCCCGCTCGCTTAAACCACTGACAGACCGGCGCGCGCTGGATGTAGGCTGCGGCGCCGGTCTGCTATGCGAACCGCTTGCCCGCATGGGCGCGGCGGTTACTGGCGTCGACGCGGCGGCAGAGAACGTCGCGGCGGCGCAGGCCCATGCGGCGGGCGGTGGCCTGGCCATCACCTATCGCCTGGGCGAGATTGGCGCCTTGGACCTTGCCGGTTTCGACCTCGTCACCGCCATGGAGGTGATCGAGCACGTGGCCGACAAACCGGCCTTCGTCGCGGCGCTGGCGGCAGCGCTGGGCGAAGGCGGGCTGATGGTCCTGTCCACCCCCAACCGCACGGCAGCTGCACGCCTGCTGCTGGTGGAAGGGGCGGAAACGCTGGGCATGGTGCCCCGCGGTACGCACCACTGGGACGATTTCGTCACCCCGGTGGAATTGCACGACCTGCTCTCCGAAGCAGGCCTGGTCATGGGTAATCCAATCGGTATCGCTTACAGTCCGACCAAGGGTTTGCACCTGTCGGATAATCTCGCACTTAACTACATTGTCACGGCAAGAAAGGGCTGA